A single Cupriavidus sp. D39 DNA region contains:
- the thrS gene encoding threonine--tRNA ligase produces MIAITLPDGSRREFPGPVTVAEVAQSIGSGLAKAALAGKVDGQTVDTSFLIERDAALAIVTDKDADGVDVIRHSTAHLLAYAVKELYPEAQVTIGPVIENGFYYDFAYKRPFTPEDLVAIEKKMAELAKKDEKVTREVWSRDEAVKLFESMGEKYKAEIIASIPQDQEIGLYREGKFVDLCRGPHVPSTGKLKVFKLMKVAGAYWRGDAKNEMLQRIYGTAWAKKEDQEAYLHMLEEAEKRDHRKLGKLLDLFHLQEEAPGMVFWHPKGWQVWQAVEQYMRGRLTQAGYEEVRTPQVMDRSLWEKSGHWQNYKENMFVTESEKRDYAIKPMNCPGHVQIFNHGLRSYRDLPLRLAEFGACHRNEPSGALHGLMRVRGFVQDDAHIFCTGEQIVAEAKAFNELAFSVYDDFGFKDIAVKLSLRPDQRAGSDEVWDHAEEGLRLALRACGVEWEELPGEGAFYGPKVEYHIKDAIGRSWQCGTLQLDLVLPERLDAEYVSEDNSRKRPVMLHRAILGSFERFLGILLENHAGALPARLAPEQVVVLNIADSQAEYAENVVQLLQKQGFRAKADLRNEKITYKIREHSLQKIPYLLVVGDKERDASQVAVRARGNVDLGVMPVSAFVERLQQDVASKA; encoded by the coding sequence ATGATCGCAATCACGCTGCCGGATGGTTCCCGACGCGAATTCCCCGGCCCGGTGACGGTCGCCGAAGTGGCGCAGAGCATTGGCTCAGGCCTGGCCAAGGCTGCCCTCGCGGGCAAGGTGGATGGTCAGACGGTCGACACCAGCTTCCTCATCGAGCGCGATGCAGCTCTCGCCATCGTCACGGACAAGGATGCCGACGGCGTTGATGTGATCCGTCACTCGACGGCCCACTTGCTGGCCTACGCTGTCAAGGAGCTGTATCCCGAGGCGCAGGTGACGATCGGCCCGGTGATCGAGAACGGCTTCTACTACGACTTCGCCTACAAGCGCCCCTTCACGCCCGAGGACCTGGTTGCCATCGAGAAGAAGATGGCCGAGCTCGCCAAGAAGGACGAGAAGGTAACGCGCGAGGTCTGGAGCCGCGATGAAGCCGTGAAACTGTTCGAATCGATGGGCGAGAAGTACAAGGCCGAAATCATCGCCTCGATTCCGCAGGACCAGGAGATCGGCCTGTACCGCGAAGGCAAGTTCGTCGACCTCTGCCGTGGCCCGCACGTGCCGTCCACGGGCAAGCTCAAGGTCTTCAAGCTGATGAAGGTGGCTGGCGCCTACTGGCGCGGCGACGCCAAGAACGAGATGCTCCAGCGCATCTACGGCACGGCCTGGGCCAAGAAGGAAGACCAGGAAGCCTACCTGCACATGCTGGAAGAGGCCGAGAAGCGCGACCACCGCAAGCTGGGCAAGCTGCTCGACCTGTTCCACCTGCAGGAAGAGGCGCCGGGCATGGTGTTCTGGCACCCGAAGGGCTGGCAGGTGTGGCAGGCGGTGGAGCAGTACATGCGCGGCCGCCTGACGCAGGCTGGCTATGAAGAAGTGCGCACACCGCAAGTGATGGATCGTTCGCTGTGGGAGAAGTCGGGTCACTGGCAGAACTACAAGGAGAACATGTTCGTCACGGAGTCGGAGAAGCGCGACTACGCGATCAAGCCGATGAACTGCCCCGGCCATGTGCAGATTTTCAATCACGGCCTGCGTTCGTACCGCGACCTGCCGCTGCGCCTGGCCGAGTTCGGCGCCTGCCATCGCAACGAGCCCTCGGGCGCGCTGCATGGCTTGATGCGTGTGCGCGGCTTTGTGCAGGATGACGCGCACATTTTCTGCACGGGAGAGCAGATCGTTGCGGAGGCCAAGGCCTTCAACGAACTGGCGTTCTCCGTGTACGACGATTTCGGCTTCAAGGACATTGCCGTCAAGCTGTCGCTGCGCCCTGACCAGCGCGCCGGTTCCGACGAGGTCTGGGACCATGCCGAGGAAGGCCTGCGCCTGGCGCTGCGCGCCTGCGGCGTGGAGTGGGAAGAGCTGCCGGGCGAGGGCGCCTTCTACGGCCCCAAGGTGGAATACCATATCAAGGACGCCATTGGCCGGTCCTGGCAATGCGGCACGCTGCAGCTGGACCTGGTGCTGCCGGAGCGCCTGGATGCCGAATACGTCTCGGAAGACAACTCGCGCAAGCGCCCGGTCATGCTGCACCGGGCCATCCTGGGCTCTTTCGAGCGCTTCCTGGGCATCTTGCTGGAAAACCATGCCGGCGCGCTGCCTGCTCGGCTGGCGCCGGAGCAGGTCGTGGTGTTGAATATTGCCGACTCGCAGGCGGAATATGCCGAAAACGTCGTGCAACTGCTGCAAAAACAAGGATTTAGGGCTAAGGCGGATTTGCGTAACGAGAAAATTACGTATAAAATCCGCGAGCATTCCCTTCAGAAGATTCCCTACCTCCTGGTAGTGGGCGACAAAGAACGGGATGCCAGTCAAGTGGCCGTGCGTGCCCGTGGCAACGTGGATCTGGGCGTTATGCCCGTTTCCGCGTTTGTGGAGCGTCTGCAACAGGACGTTGCCAGCAAAGCCTGA
- the infC gene encoding translation initiation factor IF-3, whose translation MATDKGHRINREISAPELRLVGVDNEQLGIVKFMDALRLAEDKDLDLVEIAPTAVPPVARIMDYGKFKYEEAKRAHDAKLKQKIIQVKEVKFRPGTDDGDYNVKLRNLKRFLEDGDKTKITLRFRGREMAHQEIGARVLERLKADLEEVGQVEQMPKMEGRQMVMVLSPKKKK comes from the coding sequence ATCGCTACAGACAAAGGTCATCGCATCAATCGCGAAATCAGCGCACCCGAATTGCGCCTGGTCGGGGTTGATAACGAGCAGCTCGGCATCGTCAAGTTCATGGACGCGCTCCGCCTGGCTGAGGATAAGGACTTGGACTTGGTGGAAATCGCTCCTACAGCGGTGCCGCCGGTTGCCCGTATCATGGATTACGGCAAGTTCAAGTACGAGGAAGCCAAGCGCGCGCACGACGCCAAGCTGAAGCAGAAGATCATCCAGGTCAAGGAAGTCAAGTTCCGGCCGGGTACGGATGATGGCGACTACAACGTCAAGCTGCGCAACCTGAAGCGCTTCCTCGAAGACGGCGACAAGACCAAGATCACGCTGCGTTTCCGCGGCCGTGAGATGGCGCACCAGGAAATCGGCGCGCGCGTGCTCGAACGCCTGAAGGCGGACCTGGAAGAAGTTGGCCAGGTCGAGCAGATGCCGAAGATGGAAGGCCGCCAGATGGTGATGGTGCTGTCTCCCAAGAAGAAGAAGTAA
- the rpmI gene encoding 50S ribosomal protein L35, protein MPKMKTKKSASKRFTARPNGSFKRGQAFKRHILTKKTTKNKRQLRGTQDVHETNLKSVRAMMPYA, encoded by the coding sequence ATGCCGAAGATGAAGACCAAGAAAAGCGCCTCCAAGCGCTTTACTGCGCGTCCGAATGGTTCGTTCAAGCGTGGCCAAGCCTTCAAGCGTCACATCTTGACCAAGAAGACCACCAAGAACAAGCGCCAGTTGCGCGGCACCCAGGACGTCCATGAGACGAACCTGAAGTCCGTTCGCGCAATGATGCCTTACGCATAA
- the rplT gene encoding 50S ribosomal protein L20 has translation MPRVKRGVTARARHKKVIVAAKGFRGRRNNVYRIAKQAVMRAGQYAYRDRRNKKRVFRALWIARINAASREHGMTYSVFMNGLKRASIELDRKVLSDMAIHDKPAFAAIVNQVKATVA, from the coding sequence ATGCCTCGAGTAAAACGTGGGGTCACTGCACGGGCCCGCCACAAGAAAGTCATCGTCGCTGCCAAGGGTTTCCGCGGCCGCCGCAATAACGTCTACCGTATCGCCAAGCAGGCGGTCATGCGTGCTGGCCAGTACGCATACCGCGATCGCCGCAACAAGAAGCGCGTATTCCGCGCTCTCTGGATTGCGCGTATCAATGCTGCTTCGCGTGAGCATGGCATGACCTACAGCGTGTTCATGAACGGCCTGAAGCGGGCTTCGATTGAGCTGGACCGCAAGGTGCTGTCGGACATGGCTATCCATGACAAGCCTGCCTTTGCCGCCATCGTCAACCAGGTGAAAGCCACCGTTGCCTGA
- the pheS gene encoding phenylalanine--tRNA ligase subunit alpha, with protein MSLDPDQIVADAQAAFAAANDNATLENEKARFLGKTGALTELLKSLGKLDPETRKSEGARINQAKQQVEAALQARRQALADALMNARLAAEAIDVTLPGRAVARGSLHPVMRTWERVEQIFGSVGFDVADGPEIETDWMNFTALNNPDNHPARSMQDTFYVDGRDSEGKLLLLRTHTSPMQVRYARMHVEKYKGREMPPIKVICPGRTYRVDSDATHSPMFNQVEGLWIGDDVSFADLKGVYTDFLRKFFERDDIQVRFRPSYFPFTEPSAEIDMAFGNGKWLEISGSGQVHPNVLRNMGLDPERYIGFAFGSGLERLTMLRYGINDLRLFFEGDARFLRQFA; from the coding sequence ATGTCTCTGGATCCGGATCAAATCGTCGCCGACGCCCAGGCCGCCTTCGCTGCAGCCAACGACAACGCCACGCTGGAAAACGAGAAAGCCCGCTTTCTCGGCAAGACCGGCGCGCTTACCGAGCTGCTCAAGAGCCTCGGCAAGCTCGACCCGGAAACGCGCAAGAGCGAAGGCGCGCGCATCAACCAGGCCAAGCAGCAGGTCGAGGCCGCGCTGCAGGCGCGCCGCCAGGCGCTGGCCGATGCGCTGATGAACGCGCGGCTGGCCGCCGAGGCCATCGACGTCACGCTGCCGGGCCGGGCCGTTGCCCGCGGCAGCCTGCATCCGGTGATGCGTACCTGGGAGCGGGTCGAGCAGATCTTCGGCTCGGTCGGCTTCGACGTGGCCGATGGCCCCGAGATCGAAACCGACTGGATGAACTTCACCGCGTTGAACAACCCGGACAACCATCCGGCCCGTTCGATGCAGGACACCTTCTACGTGGACGGCCGCGACAGCGAAGGCAAGCTGCTGCTGCTGCGTACCCACACCAGCCCGATGCAGGTGCGCTACGCACGCATGCACGTGGAGAAGTACAAGGGCCGCGAGATGCCGCCGATCAAGGTGATCTGCCCGGGCCGTACCTACCGCGTCGACAGCGATGCCACGCACTCGCCGATGTTCAACCAGGTCGAAGGGCTGTGGATCGGCGACGACGTGAGCTTTGCGGATCTGAAGGGCGTGTACACCGATTTCCTGCGCAAGTTCTTCGAGCGCGATGACATCCAGGTGCGTTTCCGCCCCTCGTACTTCCCGTTCACCGAGCCGTCGGCGGAAATCGACATGGCCTTCGGCAATGGCAAGTGGCTGGAGATTTCCGGCTCGGGCCAGGTGCACCCCAACGTGCTGCGCAATATGGGCCTGGACCCCGAGCGCTATATCGGCTTTGCCTTCGGTTCCGGCCTTGAACGCCTGACCATGCTCCGCTACGGCATCAACGATCTGCGCCTGTTCTTCGAAGGCGACGCGCGTTTCCTGCGCCAGTTCGCCTGA
- the pheT gene encoding phenylalanine--tRNA ligase subunit beta, whose product MQFSESWLRSFVNPDKISTDALSHSLTMAGLEVEEVGPVAPPFNKVVVARVLSTERHPNADRLNVCQVDAGTGETLQIVCGAPNVAPGVLVPCALVGAVLPPSEAGGKPFEIKVGKLRGVDSYGMLCSARELKLSEDHGGLMLLPEDARIGMDIREYLDLDDQVFVIKLTPNKADCLSIHGVAREVAALTGAQLHLPEMKPVAVTLADKLPVKISAPDLCGRFSGRVIRGVNAHAATPAWMVQRLERAGQRSLSALVDISNYVMLELGRPSHVFDLDKIHGGLDVRWGRKGEQLKLLNGNTVELDEQVGVIADDKEIESLAGIMGGDSTAVTLDTTNIYLEAAFWWPQAIQGRSRRFNFSTDAGHRFERGVDYATTVEHIERISALILEICGGQAGPVDDQVVNLPQRKPVRLRVARAERVLGIELSPAVIADVFQRLQLPFTREQGAHGEVFVVTPPSYRFDLEIEEDLIEEVARIYGFERIPARPPIAESEMRPTDEARRSTHAVRHAIAACDYQEVINFAFVEEKWERDFANNDNPIRLLNPIASQLAVMRSTLIGGLLDKVRYNLNRKASRVRMFEVGRVFHRDATVADGGLTVAGYHQPMVAGGIAYGPAFEEQWGIATRPVDFFDVKGDVESLLFPRVARFEPVSHPALHPGRAAQVVIDGKVAGVIGELHPRWLQEYELAQAPVVFELDLQALREVGLPGYTEISKFPAAVRDLALVVKQSVRVQDLLDVMREALEKQGLARYCQSLVLFDEFRPKAASAAIGADEKSLAFRLTLQDTGATLQDETVDSAVRCMVEAASAAFQARMRG is encoded by the coding sequence ATGCAATTCTCGGAATCCTGGCTTCGCAGTTTCGTCAATCCCGACAAGATCTCCACCGATGCGCTCTCGCACAGCCTGACCATGGCCGGGCTGGAAGTGGAAGAGGTCGGCCCCGTTGCGCCGCCCTTCAACAAGGTGGTGGTGGCGCGCGTGCTCTCCACCGAGCGCCATCCCAACGCGGATCGCCTCAACGTTTGCCAGGTCGATGCCGGCACCGGCGAGACCCTGCAGATCGTTTGCGGCGCGCCCAACGTGGCGCCCGGCGTGCTGGTGCCGTGCGCGCTGGTCGGCGCGGTGCTGCCGCCGTCAGAGGCGGGCGGCAAGCCGTTCGAGATCAAGGTGGGCAAGCTGCGCGGCGTGGACAGCTACGGCATGCTTTGCTCGGCGCGCGAACTCAAGCTGTCGGAAGACCACGGCGGCCTGATGCTGCTGCCCGAAGATGCCAGGATCGGCATGGACATCCGCGAGTACCTGGACCTCGATGACCAGGTCTTCGTCATCAAGCTGACCCCCAACAAGGCCGACTGCCTGTCGATCCACGGCGTGGCGCGCGAAGTTGCCGCGCTGACCGGCGCCCAGCTGCACTTGCCGGAGATGAAGCCGGTGGCTGTGACGCTGGCCGACAAGCTGCCTGTGAAAATTTCGGCGCCCGACCTGTGTGGCCGCTTCTCCGGCCGCGTGATCCGCGGCGTGAACGCGCACGCGGCCACGCCGGCATGGATGGTGCAGCGCCTGGAGCGGGCAGGGCAGCGCAGCCTCTCCGCGCTGGTCGACATCTCCAACTACGTGATGCTGGAGCTCGGCCGTCCGTCGCACGTGTTCGACCTGGACAAGATCCACGGCGGGCTGGATGTGCGCTGGGGCCGCAAGGGAGAACAGCTCAAGCTGCTCAACGGCAATACCGTGGAGCTCGACGAGCAGGTCGGCGTGATCGCCGACGACAAGGAGATCGAGAGCCTGGCCGGCATCATGGGCGGCGACAGCACCGCCGTGACGCTGGACACCACCAACATCTACCTGGAAGCCGCCTTCTGGTGGCCGCAAGCCATCCAGGGCCGCTCGCGCCGCTTCAACTTCTCGACCGATGCCGGGCATCGCTTCGAGCGTGGCGTGGACTACGCCACCACGGTTGAGCATATCGAGCGTATCAGCGCGCTGATCCTCGAGATCTGCGGCGGCCAGGCCGGCCCGGTCGACGACCAGGTCGTCAACTTGCCGCAGCGCAAGCCGGTGCGCTTGCGCGTGGCGCGCGCCGAGCGCGTGCTCGGCATCGAGCTGTCGCCGGCGGTCATCGCCGATGTGTTCCAGCGCTTGCAACTACCGTTCACACGCGAGCAGGGCGCGCACGGCGAAGTGTTCGTGGTCACGCCGCCGAGCTATCGCTTCGACCTCGAGATCGAGGAAGACCTGATCGAGGAAGTGGCCCGCATCTACGGCTTCGAGCGCATCCCGGCACGTCCGCCGATCGCCGAAAGCGAGATGCGCCCGACCGACGAAGCACGCCGCTCGACCCATGCCGTGCGCCACGCGATTGCCGCGTGCGACTACCAGGAGGTGATCAACTTCGCCTTCGTTGAAGAGAAGTGGGAGCGTGACTTTGCCAACAACGACAACCCGATCCGCCTGCTGAACCCGATCGCCAGCCAGCTGGCGGTGATGCGTTCCACGCTGATCGGCGGCCTGCTCGACAAGGTGCGCTACAACCTCAACCGCAAGGCATCGCGCGTGCGGATGTTCGAAGTGGGCCGCGTGTTCCATCGCGACGCAACGGTCGCCGACGGCGGCCTGACGGTGGCTGGCTATCACCAGCCGATGGTTGCCGGCGGCATTGCCTACGGTCCGGCCTTCGAGGAGCAGTGGGGCATTGCCACCCGCCCGGTGGACTTCTTCGACGTCAAGGGCGATGTCGAGTCCTTGCTGTTCCCGCGCGTGGCGCGCTTCGAGCCGGTATCGCACCCGGCGCTGCATCCGGGCCGCGCCGCACAAGTGGTGATCGACGGCAAGGTGGCCGGCGTGATCGGCGAGCTGCATCCGCGCTGGCTGCAGGAGTACGAGCTGGCGCAAGCGCCGGTGGTGTTCGAGCTGGACCTGCAGGCACTGCGTGAAGTCGGCCTACCCGGCTACACTGAAATCTCCAAGTTCCCGGCCGCCGTGCGCGACCTGGCGCTGGTGGTGAAGCAGTCGGTGCGTGTGCAGGATCTGCTCGACGTCATGCGCGAGGCCCTGGAAAAACAAGGCTTGGCCCGCTATTGCCAGAGCCTGGTGCTGTTCGACGAGTTCCGCCCGAAGGCGGCTTCGGCGGCCATCGGCGCGGACGAGAAAAGCCTTGCGTTCCGCCTGACCTTGCAAGATACTGGGGCGACCCTCCAGGACGAAACCGTCGACAGTGCGGTGCGTTGCATGGTCGAAGCCGCCAGCGCTGCATTCCAGGCGCGGATGCGCGGCTGA
- a CDS encoding integration host factor subunit alpha, with product MNDRHAYLMASAMGEAGDRQAASLDDDTSDARAAEVPTLTKAELAEMLFDQVGLNKRESKDMVEAFFDVIREALEQGDSVKLSGFGNFQLRDKPQRPGRNPKTGEIIPITARRVVTFHASQKLKGLVEERAGLVAVPG from the coding sequence ATGAACGATCGACACGCGTATCTCATGGCCTCTGCAATGGGTGAAGCAGGCGACCGCCAGGCCGCCTCACTCGACGACGATACGTCCGACGCCCGCGCCGCTGAAGTACCGACCCTCACCAAGGCCGAGCTCGCTGAAATGCTGTTCGACCAGGTCGGTCTCAACAAGCGCGAGTCCAAGGACATGGTCGAAGCTTTCTTCGACGTGATTCGCGAAGCGCTGGAACAGGGCGACAGCGTCAAGCTCTCCGGCTTCGGCAATTTCCAGCTGCGCGACAAGCCGCAACGTCCCGGCCGCAATCCCAAGACGGGCGAGATCATTCCCATCACGGCACGACGCGTGGTGACCTTCCATGCCAGCCAGAAGCTCAAGGGCCTGGTGGAAGAGCGTGCCGGCCTGGTAGCGGTGCCCGGCTGA
- a CDS encoding MerR family transcriptional regulator has product MSERSSERILLPPIPAKRYFTIGEVSELCAVKPHVLRYWEQEFTQLKPVKRRGNRRYYQHHEVLLIRRIRDLLYEQGFTINGARNRLDEGRQHSHAAAEDEQALAAEAAGEAPVFSLDLSNLRNELVEVQHLLAQLQQIAKHE; this is encoded by the coding sequence ATGTCGGAAAGATCCAGCGAACGCATTTTGTTGCCGCCGATTCCCGCCAAACGCTACTTCACCATTGGTGAAGTCAGCGAGCTTTGCGCCGTCAAGCCGCATGTGCTGCGCTATTGGGAGCAGGAGTTCACGCAGCTCAAGCCCGTCAAGCGGCGCGGCAACCGGCGCTACTACCAGCACCACGAAGTCCTGCTCATCCGGCGCATCCGCGACTTGCTGTACGAGCAGGGCTTCACGATCAATGGCGCGCGCAATCGCCTGGACGAAGGGCGACAGCACAGCCATGCAGCCGCCGAAGACGAGCAAGCGCTGGCTGCGGAGGCCGCCGGTGAAGCGCCGGTTTTTTCGCTCGACCTCAGCAACCTGCGCAACGAACTGGTGGAAGTGCAGCACCTGCTCGCGCAGCTTCAACAGATCGCAAAGCACGAATAA
- a CDS encoding DUF1643 domain-containing protein yields MKHLTTQSIDGEAGAILSDCEQYRYRLWREWDAARPALGFIMLNPSTADHQVNDPTITRCLQRALASRRYGRLEVVNLFPLRSTDPDGLLTHPAPLGCVDTANGSIMDALDRCSLVICAWGAHKAAPARAAEVLRMVRMCGRGALLHQLGLNQDGSPKHPLYIAAKVRPQPYKI; encoded by the coding sequence ATGAAGCACCTAACCACGCAGAGCATCGACGGCGAGGCCGGTGCGATCCTATCCGACTGCGAGCAGTACCGCTACCGCCTCTGGCGCGAATGGGACGCCGCCCGGCCGGCCCTGGGCTTCATCATGCTCAACCCGTCCACCGCCGATCACCAGGTCAACGACCCGACGATCACCCGCTGCCTGCAGCGCGCGCTGGCCAGCCGCCGCTATGGCCGCCTGGAGGTGGTGAACCTGTTCCCGTTGCGCTCGACCGACCCGGACGGCCTGCTGACGCACCCGGCGCCGCTTGGCTGCGTGGACACGGCCAACGGCTCGATCATGGATGCACTGGACCGCTGCTCGCTGGTGATCTGCGCCTGGGGCGCGCACAAGGCGGCGCCGGCGCGCGCGGCGGAGGTGCTGCGCATGGTCAGGATGTGCGGCCGCGGCGCCCTGCTCCACCAGCTCGGGCTGAACCAGGACGGGAGCCCGAAGCACCCGCTATACATCGCAGCCAAAGTTCGGCCGCAGCCATACAAGATATGA